A portion of the Magnetovibrio sp. genome contains these proteins:
- the ubiU gene encoding ubiquinone anaerobic biosynthesis protein UbiU translates to MSKVLELVCPAGTPASLHAAVENGADAVYLGFRDETNARNFPGLNFSRNELEQGLDFAHAQDCQVFLAVNTFPETGNPGPWRKAVDDAAALGVDCVILADIGLLDYAATHHPALRRHLSVQASASNPDSINFYVDAFDVKRVVLPRVLSVPEIKTLNAHINVETEVFVFGGLCVMAEGRCQLSSYATGQSPNINGVCSPASHVRYEDEGDRMVSKLGDFTINAFAPNEAAGYPTLCKGRFVADGKASYLFEEPTSLNAASMLPELSAAGVTALKIEGRQRGRAYVAQVVAAFRRAADAVAAGETPPALGLEAITEGQAKTSGAYDKTWR, encoded by the coding sequence ATGAGCAAAGTGTTGGAACTGGTCTGTCCGGCGGGCACCCCGGCCTCGTTGCACGCCGCCGTGGAAAACGGCGCGGACGCGGTGTACCTGGGCTTTCGCGACGAAACCAACGCGCGCAACTTTCCCGGCCTGAATTTCAGCCGCAATGAGTTGGAACAGGGCTTGGATTTCGCCCATGCGCAAGACTGCCAAGTGTTTCTCGCCGTCAACACCTTTCCCGAGACTGGCAATCCCGGTCCCTGGCGCAAGGCCGTGGATGACGCGGCGGCGCTAGGCGTCGATTGCGTGATCCTCGCCGACATCGGCTTGTTGGATTACGCCGCGACACATCATCCCGCTTTGCGTCGTCATCTGTCGGTGCAGGCGTCGGCATCCAATCCCGACTCGATCAACTTTTACGTCGACGCGTTCGATGTCAAACGGGTGGTGTTGCCGCGCGTTTTAAGCGTGCCCGAAATCAAAACGTTGAACGCGCACATCAATGTGGAAACGGAGGTGTTCGTGTTCGGCGGCCTGTGCGTGATGGCGGAAGGCCGCTGTCAGCTGTCGTCCTATGCCACCGGGCAATCGCCCAACATCAACGGCGTGTGTTCGCCCGCCAGTCACGTGCGCTACGAGGACGAGGGTGACCGCATGGTCTCCAAGCTCGGCGATTTTACCATCAACGCGTTTGCGCCAAACGAGGCGGCGGGCTATCCGACCTTGTGCAAGGGGCGTTTCGTCGCCGATGGCAAGGCGTCTTATCTGTTTGAAGAGCCGACCAGCCTGAACGCCGCGTCGATGCTGCCGGAACTGTCAGCCGCCGGGGTCACGGCACTGAAGATCGAAGGCCGTCAGCGCGGCCGCGCCTATGTCGCCCAAGTGGTGGCTGCGTTTCGCCGCGCCGCCGACGCGGTCGCGGCGGGCGAAACGCCCCCGGCGCTGGGCTTGGAAGCGATCACCGAAGGTCAGGCCAAGACGTCCGGCGCTTATGACAAAACCTGGCGATGA
- the ubiT gene encoding ubiquinone anaerobic biosynthesis accessory factor UbiT, producing the protein MFSSAPTPPFSPVLIGGLFARPLPPSLLQPALNSAMAAIARSHPGLFERLSQLGAPVYLIDPVDLPLAFILTTDADKPRVKAVKSGEGTEVRATIRGPLLTLIDLLEGNIDGDALFFSRDLVIEGDTEAVVALRNAVDGVEVDLVAELTAAFGPLARPVRGLARFGQGLFRRAADDLAILHGALVAPTQRRVDVQAAKIRELEARLAGSVQSASRQRQRAART; encoded by the coding sequence ATGTTCTCTTCTGCACCGACCCCGCCATTTTCACCGGTTCTGATCGGCGGCCTGTTTGCCCGCCCCTTGCCGCCAAGCTTGTTGCAACCGGCGTTGAATTCGGCGATGGCGGCCATCGCGCGCAGCCATCCCGGTTTGTTCGAACGATTGTCGCAGTTGGGCGCACCGGTCTATCTGATCGATCCGGTCGATTTGCCGCTGGCGTTCATCCTCACGACCGATGCCGACAAACCGCGCGTCAAGGCCGTGAAGTCGGGCGAGGGGACCGAGGTGCGCGCCACCATCCGCGGCCCGCTGCTGACGTTGATCGACTTGCTGGAAGGCAACATCGACGGCGACGCGTTGTTTTTTTCGCGCGACCTGGTGATCGAAGGCGACACCGAAGCGGTGGTGGCATTGCGCAACGCGGTGGACGGGGTCGAGGTCGATCTGGTCGCCGAGCTGACCGCCGCGTTCGGTCCGTTGGCGCGGCCGGTACGCGGTCTGGCGCGTTTCGGTCAAGGGCTGTTTCGCCGCGCGGCGGACGATCTCGCGATTTTACACGGCGCCTTGGTTGCGCCGACCCAACGCCGCGTCGATGTGCAGGCGGCGAAGATCCGCGAACTGGAAGCCAGATTGGCGGGTTCCGTACAGTCCGCATCGCGACAAAGACAACGGGCGGCGCGCACATGA
- a CDS encoding TMEM165/GDT1 family protein — MIASETLAASSSTFALIALAEIGDKSQLVCMTLASRHRHWPVILGAALAFSLLNVLAVVFGAAAAAWLPQPVAATIVAILFFAFAVHAFLQKDDDDDGDVVEKPGYGIFVTTLLLIFVAEFGDKTQIAVAGLAGSLAPLSVWIGATAALVTVSALGVWAGRTVLQRLPLFWLHRLGAALFLLFAILAGARALGLNP, encoded by the coding sequence ATGATCGCATCCGAAACCCTTGCCGCATCCTCGTCCACCTTCGCCCTCATCGCGCTTGCCGAAATTGGCGATAAAAGCCAACTCGTGTGCATGACGCTGGCGTCGCGCCATCGCCATTGGCCGGTGATATTGGGCGCGGCGCTGGCGTTTTCGTTGCTCAATGTGTTGGCCGTCGTTTTCGGCGCCGCCGCCGCCGCGTGGTTGCCGCAACCGGTCGCCGCAACGATTGTGGCAATTTTGTTCTTTGCGTTCGCCGTGCACGCCTTTTTGCAAAAGGACGACGACGACGATGGCGATGTGGTGGAAAAACCGGGCTACGGCATTTTCGTCACCACCTTGCTGCTGATTTTCGTGGCCGAATTCGGCGACAAGACCCAGATCGCGGTGGCCGGGTTGGCGGGCAGCCTAGCGCCGTTGTCGGTGTGGATCGGTGCGACGGCAGCATTGGTGACGGTGTCTGCGTTGGGCGTGTGGGCGGGGCGCACTGTGTTGCAGCGCTTGCCGCTGTTTTGGTTGCATCGTTTGGGGGCGGCGCTGTTTTTGTTGTTTGCGATTCTCGCCGGCGCGCGGGCGTTGGGTCTGAACCCGTAG
- the secD gene encoding protein translocase subunit SecD has protein sequence MLKIETWKLAVVGILCALGFAFAAPNLLNSDTAGALPDFLPKSQINLGLDLQGGSHLLLEVEVGVVVKERLESLVDAIRTELRKERILYGGLGASATGVNVTIKNAAEAEKAYDIIRKLDVGFETNLGDSGHIVMNLTEQALKERRVAAVEQSIEIVRRRVDPQGIKEPTITRQGDDRILLQVPGEDDPEKLKKLLGQTAKLTFHLLDDKGSLADAMAGRVPPGSMLLPSVDEYDSLGKPRMYLLKKRVAVSGDTLVSASLGFDQGNRPAVNFRLDAVGGKKFADITRQNLGKPFAIVLDKKVISAPTIQGIIPGGSGQITSGSFTTESAKELSLLLSAGALPAPLTVLEERSVGPGLGADSVEAGKIASIVGLVLVVAFMIIYYGRLGVFANIALAMNMVLIVALLSAFGATLTLPGIAGIVLTIGMAVDANVLVFERIREELRTGRGVMSAVDAGYKRAFGTIMDANITTLIAAALLFAFGSGPVQGFAVTLAFGIMSSMFTAIWVTRILVSIWLRRTRPTTLIV, from the coding sequence CGGGCGCGCTGCCCGACTTCTTGCCCAAGAGCCAGATCAACCTCGGCCTCGATTTGCAAGGCGGTTCGCATTTGTTGTTGGAGGTCGAAGTCGGCGTGGTGGTCAAGGAACGCCTGGAATCGCTGGTCGACGCCATTCGCACCGAACTGCGCAAGGAACGCATCCTTTACGGCGGCCTGGGCGCGAGCGCAACTGGCGTCAACGTCACCATCAAGAATGCGGCCGAGGCCGAAAAGGCCTACGACATCATCCGCAAGCTCGATGTCGGCTTTGAAACCAACCTTGGCGATAGCGGTCACATCGTCATGAACTTGACCGAGCAGGCGCTCAAGGAACGGCGCGTCGCGGCGGTGGAACAATCCATCGAAATCGTGCGCCGCCGCGTCGACCCGCAAGGCATCAAGGAACCGACCATCACCCGCCAGGGCGACGACCGCATCTTGTTGCAGGTTCCCGGCGAGGACGATCCGGAAAAGCTGAAGAAGCTGTTGGGCCAAACGGCGAAGCTGACGTTCCACCTGTTGGACGACAAAGGCTCGCTCGCCGATGCGATGGCAGGCCGGGTGCCGCCGGGTTCGATGTTGCTGCCGTCCGTCGATGAATACGACTCCTTGGGCAAGCCGCGCATGTATTTGCTGAAAAAGCGCGTCGCCGTCAGCGGCGATACCTTGGTCAGCGCGTCGTTGGGCTTTGATCAAGGCAACCGGCCTGCGGTGAATTTCCGCCTGGACGCGGTGGGCGGTAAGAAATTCGCCGACATTACCCGCCAAAACCTCGGTAAGCCGTTCGCCATCGTTCTGGACAAAAAGGTCATCAGCGCGCCGACCATTCAGGGCATCATCCCCGGCGGGTCCGGCCAGATCACCAGCGGATCGTTCACCACCGAAAGCGCCAAGGAACTGTCTTTGCTGCTCAGCGCCGGCGCATTGCCTGCGCCGTTGACGGTTTTGGAAGAACGCTCGGTCGGACCCGGCCTTGGGGCGGACAGCGTCGAAGCAGGCAAGATCGCTTCGATCGTCGGCTTGGTGTTGGTGGTTGCCTTTATGATCATTTATTATGGCCGCTTGGGCGTGTTCGCCAACATTGCGCTGGCCATGAACATGGTGTTGATCGTCGCGTTGCTGTCGGCCTTCGGCGCGACGCTGACGCTGCCGGGCATCGCCGGTATCGTGTTGACCATCGGTATGGCGGTGGACGCCAACGTGCTGGTGTTCGAGCGCATTCGCGAAGAACTGCGCACCGGACGCGGGGTGATGTCGGCGGTCGATGCTGGCTACAAGCGTGCGTTCGGCACCATCATGGATGCCAATATCACCACCTTGATCGCGGCGGCGTTGCTGTTCGCGTTCGGTTCCGGCCCGGTTCAGGGCTTCGCCGTCACATTGGCGTTTGGCATCATGTCGTCGATGTTCACCGCCATTTGGGTGACGCGTATTTTGGTTTCGATCTGGTTGCGCCGCACCCGGCCGACAACACTGATCGTTTGA
- the ubiV gene encoding ubiquinone anaerobic biosynthesis protein UbiV: MNAKLTLGPVLFNWKPDRWRDFYYRIADEADVDTVYVGEAVCSKRAPFYAPHMVDVIERLQGAGKEVIVSTLALIMNGREMNELRDTAGDADLMVEANDVSACALLAGRPHAIGPYVNIYNEGTLKYFTERGATRVCLPVELNRTALAALAADTTAELEVQVFGRLPLAISARCYHARAHMLHKDNCQFVCEQDPDGLEVDTLDHEPFLAVNGVQTMSYSYQNLSAELAELQNLGIHHFRLSPHTVDMVAVAEVYRHILDRALTSDEADEKLTALMGDVAFSNGYFHGAKGVDFV; encoded by the coding sequence ATGAACGCGAAACTCACCCTCGGTCCGGTGCTGTTCAATTGGAAGCCCGATAGGTGGCGCGATTTTTACTATCGCATCGCCGACGAGGCAGATGTCGACACCGTCTATGTCGGCGAGGCGGTGTGTTCCAAACGCGCACCGTTCTACGCCCCGCATATGGTGGATGTGATCGAACGTCTGCAAGGCGCGGGCAAGGAGGTGATCGTATCGACCTTGGCGCTGATCATGAACGGGCGGGAAATGAACGAACTGCGCGACACCGCCGGTGATGCCGACCTCATGGTCGAGGCCAACGACGTGTCGGCGTGCGCGCTGTTGGCGGGGCGTCCCCACGCCATCGGGCCTTACGTCAACATCTACAACGAAGGCACGCTCAAATACTTCACCGAGCGCGGCGCGACGCGGGTGTGCCTGCCGGTGGAATTGAACCGCACGGCGCTGGCAGCGTTGGCTGCCGACACGACCGCAGAGTTGGAGGTGCAGGTGTTCGGACGCCTGCCGCTGGCCATTTCGGCGCGCTGTTATCACGCCCGCGCGCACATGCTGCACAAAGACAACTGCCAATTCGTCTGTGAGCAAGATCCCGACGGCCTGGAGGTCGACACCTTGGACCACGAGCCGTTCCTGGCCGTCAACGGCGTGCAGACGATGTCGTACAGTTATCAGAACTTGAGCGCCGAGTTGGCCGAGTTGCAAAACCTCGGCATCCATCATTTCCGCCTGTCGCCGCACACCGTCGACATGGTGGCGGTGGCAGAAGTGTACCGTCACATTCTCGACCGTGCGCTCACGTCCGATGAGGCCGATGAGAAATTGACCGCGTTGATGGGCGATGTGGCCTTTTCCAACGGCTATTTTCACGGCGCCAAGGGCGTCGATTTCGTGTAG
- a CDS encoding squalene/phytoene synthase family protein, with protein sequence MPPSDFSVLELSRQDRERYLCALAAPHDKRAGLMALIAFNQELARIGQTASEPMLGKIKLQWWIDVVPGILQGRPPSHPVARALAETGGALQDPSKSLRALIEARNFDLEPEKPASLNELRAYAYATSGALHGLMLDVLGITDDAVLTIARDVGAAWALIGVMRALPYRTAHRRDMLPADTTVREVLECAQRMLSDARQNTVPKAALPAVLVGRLADRHLSRLQKQNWDPALIEEPPAGVGAVASIWLGKLSGRY encoded by the coding sequence ATGCCCCCATCCGATTTTTCCGTGCTTGAACTGAGCCGTCAGGATCGCGAACGCTATTTGTGCGCGCTGGCCGCGCCGCATGACAAGCGCGCCGGTCTGATGGCGCTGATCGCGTTCAATCAGGAACTGGCGCGCATCGGCCAGACGGCATCCGAACCGATGTTGGGCAAAATCAAGCTGCAATGGTGGATCGACGTGGTGCCGGGCATTTTGCAAGGCCGCCCGCCGTCCCATCCCGTCGCCCGCGCGCTCGCCGAAACAGGTGGCGCGCTTCAGGACCCATCGAAATCGTTGCGGGCCTTGATCGAGGCACGCAATTTTGACCTGGAACCTGAAAAACCCGCCTCCTTAAACGAACTTCGTGCATATGCATACGCCACCAGCGGGGCGCTGCACGGGCTGATGTTGGATGTTTTGGGCATTACGGATGACGCTGTGCTCACCATTGCACGCGATGTCGGCGCGGCGTGGGCGCTGATCGGCGTGATGCGGGCGTTGCCTTATCGCACCGCGCATCGCCGTGACATGTTGCCCGCCGACACCACGGTTCGCGAGGTGCTGGAATGCGCGCAACGGATGCTGAGCGATGCGCGTCAAAATACCGTGCCGAAAGCCGCGCTGCCCGCCGTGTTGGTGGGGCGTTTGGCGGACCGCCATCTGTCGCGGCTGCAAAAGCAGAACTGGGACCCAGCCTTGATCGAAGAGCCACCCGCAGGCGTGGGCGCGGTGGCATCCATTTGGTTGGGTAAACTTTCCGGGCGCTATTAA
- a CDS encoding Mth938-like domain-containing protein, producing MSLDITPDVPKGRQIVKAYGEGGFNVSGVAHDGSVLVFLDRTQPWSGVLSLEALQAVIDHPAKPEILVIGCGPTFALPDEALRQDLRAHGVVLEWMDTAAACRTYNVLAIEERAVAAALIAVE from the coding sequence GTGTCGCTGGACATCACCCCGGACGTTCCCAAGGGCCGCCAGATCGTCAAGGCGTACGGCGAGGGCGGCTTCAACGTCAGCGGCGTCGCTCATGACGGATCGGTGCTGGTGTTTCTCGACCGCACGCAGCCATGGTCGGGGGTGTTGAGCCTGGAAGCCCTGCAGGCGGTGATCGACCATCCCGCCAAGCCGGAAATTCTGGTGATCGGTTGCGGTCCCACGTTCGCATTGCCAGATGAGGCGTTACGCCAAGATTTACGCGCGCATGGCGTGGTGCTGGAATGGATGGACACGGCGGCGGCATGCCGGACTTACAACGTGCTCGCCATCGAAGAGCGCGCCGTCGCGGCGGCGCTGATCGCGGTCGAATGA
- the secF gene encoding protein translocase subunit SecF produces MRIKLLPEHPNFGFVSKRMIFFAFSALLVAASIGLFFTKGLSYGIDFTGGIMIEVRTPAPNQIGEMRSKLNQLDLGSIELQEFGAPDDILIRIPAQEGGEKANQAAVNAVKVALGDGIEYRRTELVGPKVSDELFWNGMYAVVSAILAILVYIWFRFEWQFGLGAVIALSHDVITTIGVFSLIQHEFNLATVAAVLTIAGYSINDTVVVFDRVRENLRKYKTKPMDELLNQSANETLSRTVMTSLTTLLALIALYFLGGEIIRDFAFAMIWGVVIGTYSSVCLAVPLLLHMGVQRRTMEEEETAEQQS; encoded by the coding sequence ATGCGCATTAAGCTTCTCCCCGAACATCCGAATTTCGGCTTCGTCAGCAAGCGGATGATCTTCTTCGCCTTTTCCGCGCTTTTGGTGGCGGCATCGATTGGATTGTTCTTCACTAAGGGCCTGAGCTACGGCATCGACTTCACCGGCGGTATCATGATCGAGGTCCGCACGCCCGCACCCAACCAGATCGGCGAAATGCGTTCTAAGCTCAATCAGCTCGATCTGGGATCGATCGAATTGCAGGAATTCGGCGCGCCCGACGACATCTTGATCCGTATTCCGGCCCAAGAAGGCGGCGAGAAAGCCAATCAAGCGGCGGTCAACGCGGTCAAGGTCGCACTGGGCGACGGGATTGAGTACCGGCGCACCGAACTGGTCGGGCCGAAGGTGTCCGACGAACTGTTTTGGAACGGCATGTACGCGGTGGTTTCCGCGATTTTGGCAATCTTGGTATACATCTGGTTCCGCTTCGAATGGCAGTTCGGTCTCGGTGCGGTGATTGCGTTGAGCCATGACGTTATCACCACTATTGGCGTGTTCTCGCTGATCCAGCACGAATTCAACCTCGCCACAGTGGCGGCGGTGCTGACCATCGCGGGTTATTCGATCAACGACACCGTGGTGGTGTTCGACCGGGTGCGCGAAAATCTGCGCAAATACAAAACCAAGCCCATGGACGAACTGCTCAACCAGAGCGCCAACGAGACCTTGTCGCGCACGGTGATGACCTCGTTGACCACGCTGCTTGCGTTGATCGCGCTCTACTTCCTCGGCGGCGAAATCATTCGCGACTTCGCCTTCGCGATGATCTGGGGCGTGGTGATCGGTACCTATTCCTCGGTCTGCTTGGCGGTGCCGCTGTTGCTGCACATGGGCGTGCAACGGCGCACCATGGAAGAAGAAGAAACCGCCGAACAGCAATCGTGA
- a CDS encoding superoxide dismutase, giving the protein MAFELPALPYAKDALEPHISANTFDFHHGKHHNTYVVNLNNMVADTDMASMSLEEIMKATAGDASKAGIFNNAAQVWNHTFFWNSMSPNGGGEPTGAIADAINASFGSYAEFKEAFKTAGMTQFGSGWAWLVKKGDKLEIVKTPNAECPLTGGATPIITCDVWEHAYYLDYQNRRPDFLEAFLNNLVNWDFANANFAG; this is encoded by the coding sequence ATGGCTTTTGAACTTCCCGCCCTTCCCTACGCCAAGGATGCCCTGGAGCCGCATATCTCCGCCAACACGTTCGACTTCCACCATGGCAAGCACCACAACACCTACGTTGTGAACTTGAACAACATGGTTGCTGACACGGACATGGCGAGCATGTCTCTGGAAGAGATCATGAAAGCGACCGCAGGCGACGCGTCCAAGGCCGGCATCTTCAACAACGCCGCACAGGTCTGGAATCACACCTTCTTCTGGAACTCCATGAGCCCCAACGGCGGCGGCGAGCCCACCGGCGCGATCGCCGACGCGATCAACGCGTCGTTCGGTTCCTACGCTGAATTCAAAGAAGCCTTCAAAACCGCCGGCATGACCCAGTTCGGCAGCGGCTGGGCCTGGTTAGTGAAAAAAGGCGACAAGCTTGAAATCGTCAAAACGCCGAACGCCGAATGCCCGCTGACCGGCGGCGCGACCCCGATCATCACCTGCGATGTGTGGGAACACGCCTACTACCTCGATTACCAGAACCGCCGTCCGGACTTCCTGGAAGCGTTCTTGAACAACCTGGTCAACTGGGACTTCGCCAACGCCAACTTCGCTGGCTAA